In a single window of the Esox lucius isolate fEsoLuc1 chromosome 22, fEsoLuc1.pri, whole genome shotgun sequence genome:
- the lamp1a gene encoding lysosome-associated membrane glycoprotein 1a isoform X3 has product MNRNLPWVFGLACVVILGCLARTQAQVTLVVTNGNLTCIKAELSASFFIPYDTANGTTPVRVELPGTAKVGGNSSCGDGARLPELVAEFGDGYSLGLTFSTNNSLYAVMSLKLQYNLSDTSVFPGANRTGVVTVETTSVGIVARVNTTYRCFSPSTVSMGGVSVTFSDVKMEAFMKGDDLSLNESVCLADQSITTAPPQPPPTTTTAPPAPPPTPPGPPVQGSYSVSDSNGTVCVLARMAVQLDVSQYSASLNKTIHEVVNLQPNQTKSSGSCEPNNATLVLSQGGATNLTFLFTLNTTSNRYHLMGLSLVAFWPDMAAPFTASNMSLDYLSSSLGRSFMCSSEQTLAVNQNFSLNTFHLQIQPFGLTAGQFGQAEECQLDQENMLIPIIVGAALAGLVLIVLVAYLIGRKRSHAGYQTI; this is encoded by the exons ATGAATCGAAATCTTCCATGGGTTTTCGGTCTCGCCTGCGTTGTGATTCTAG GTTGCTTGGCAAGAACCCAGGCTCAGGTCACTCTGGTGGTGACAAATGGAAACCTCACCTGCATCAAAGCTGAACTCTCCGCCTCCTTCTTCATCCCCTATGACACTGCCAACGGCACG ACACCGGTGAGGGTGGAGCTCCCAGGGACAGCGAAGGTGGGAGGGAATAGTTCGTGTGGGGACGGCGCCCGGCTCCCGGAGCTGGTGGCAGAGTTCGGCGACGGCTACTCCTTGGGCCTCACATTCTCAACCAATAACAGTCTCTACGCAGTGATGAGCCTCAAACTGCAGTACAACCTCAGTGACACGTCTGTCTTCCCTGGTGCCAACAGAACTG GTGTGGTAACCGTGGAGACGACCTCTGTGGGAATTGTCGCTAGGGTCAACACCACCTACAGGTGCTTCAGCCCGTCAACTGTCAGCATGGGAGGAGTCAGTGTCACTTTTTCGGATGTAAAGATGGAGGCCTTCATGAAAGGAGATGACCTGAGCCTCAACG AAAGCGTGTGTCTTGCTGACCAGAGCATCACCACGGCCCCTCCTCAAccccctcccaccaccaccacagcacctcctgcacccccccccacccccccgggACCCCCCGTCCAGGGCAGCTACTCGGTCTCAGACAGCAACGGGACTGTCTGTGTACTGGCTCGAATGGCAGTGCAGCTTGACGTCTCTCAGTACTCCGCCTCCCTAAACAAG ACCATCCATGAAGTGGTAAACCTGCAGCCCAATCAGACGAAGAGCTCAGGGTCATGTGAACCCAACAACGCAACTCTGGTGCTGTCTCAGGGCGGAGCCACCAACCTAACCTTCCTGTTCACTCTG AACACCACCTCCAACAGGTATCATCTGATGGGACTGTCTCTGGTTGCATTTTGGCCTGACATGGCAG ctcCTTTCACAGCCAGTAACATGAGTCTGGACTACCTGAGTAGCTCTCTGGGTCGGAGCTTCATGTGTAGTTCAGAACAGACTCTTGCAGTAAACCAGAATTTCAGCTTGAACACCTTCCATCTGCAGATCCAGCCCTTTGGACTCACGGCAGGACAGTTTGGACAAG CGGAGGAGTGCCAGTTAGATCAGGAGAACATGCTGATCCCCATCATCGTAGGAGCAGCTCTGGCCGGTCTGGTCCTCATTGTCCTCGTGGCGTACCTCATCGGCAGGAAGAGGAGCCACGCTGGATACCAGACCATCTGA
- the lamp1a gene encoding lysosome-associated membrane glycoprotein 1a isoform X1, translating into MFRLDVSSHRIAVSHAHSEKCCLARTQAQVTLVVTNGNLTCIKAELSASFFIPYDTANGTTPVRVELPGTAKVGGNSSCGDGARLPELVAEFGDGYSLGLTFSTNNSLYAVMSLKLQYNLSDTSVFPGANRTGVVTVETTSVGIVARVNTTYRCFSPSTVSMGGVSVTFSDVKMEAFMKGDDLSLNESVCLADQSITTAPPQPPPTTTTAPPAPPPTPPGPPVQGSYSVSDSNGTVCVLARMAVQLDVSQYSASLNKTIHEVVNLQPNQTKSSGSCEPNNATLVLSQGGATNLTFLFTLNTTSNRYHLMGLSLVAFWPDMAAPFTASNMSLDYLSSSLGRSFMCSSEQTLAVNQNFSLNTFHLQIQPFGLTAGQFGQAEECQLDQENMLIPIIVGAALAGLVLIVLVAYLIGRKRSHAGYQTI; encoded by the exons ATGTTTAGACTAGATGTCTCCAGTCATCGCATCGCGGTGTCCCACGCACATTCTGAAAAAT GTTGCTTGGCAAGAACCCAGGCTCAGGTCACTCTGGTGGTGACAAATGGAAACCTCACCTGCATCAAAGCTGAACTCTCCGCCTCCTTCTTCATCCCCTATGACACTGCCAACGGCACG ACACCGGTGAGGGTGGAGCTCCCAGGGACAGCGAAGGTGGGAGGGAATAGTTCGTGTGGGGACGGCGCCCGGCTCCCGGAGCTGGTGGCAGAGTTCGGCGACGGCTACTCCTTGGGCCTCACATTCTCAACCAATAACAGTCTCTACGCAGTGATGAGCCTCAAACTGCAGTACAACCTCAGTGACACGTCTGTCTTCCCTGGTGCCAACAGAACTG GTGTGGTAACCGTGGAGACGACCTCTGTGGGAATTGTCGCTAGGGTCAACACCACCTACAGGTGCTTCAGCCCGTCAACTGTCAGCATGGGAGGAGTCAGTGTCACTTTTTCGGATGTAAAGATGGAGGCCTTCATGAAAGGAGATGACCTGAGCCTCAACG AAAGCGTGTGTCTTGCTGACCAGAGCATCACCACGGCCCCTCCTCAAccccctcccaccaccaccacagcacctcctgcacccccccccacccccccgggACCCCCCGTCCAGGGCAGCTACTCGGTCTCAGACAGCAACGGGACTGTCTGTGTACTGGCTCGAATGGCAGTGCAGCTTGACGTCTCTCAGTACTCCGCCTCCCTAAACAAG ACCATCCATGAAGTGGTAAACCTGCAGCCCAATCAGACGAAGAGCTCAGGGTCATGTGAACCCAACAACGCAACTCTGGTGCTGTCTCAGGGCGGAGCCACCAACCTAACCTTCCTGTTCACTCTG AACACCACCTCCAACAGGTATCATCTGATGGGACTGTCTCTGGTTGCATTTTGGCCTGACATGGCAG ctcCTTTCACAGCCAGTAACATGAGTCTGGACTACCTGAGTAGCTCTCTGGGTCGGAGCTTCATGTGTAGTTCAGAACAGACTCTTGCAGTAAACCAGAATTTCAGCTTGAACACCTTCCATCTGCAGATCCAGCCCTTTGGACTCACGGCAGGACAGTTTGGACAAG CGGAGGAGTGCCAGTTAGATCAGGAGAACATGCTGATCCCCATCATCGTAGGAGCAGCTCTGGCCGGTCTGGTCCTCATTGTCCTCGTGGCGTACCTCATCGGCAGGAAGAGGAGCCACGCTGGATACCAGACCATCTGA
- the lamp1a gene encoding lysosome-associated membrane glycoprotein 1a isoform X2 encodes MFFLGITPCPIGMQTSLVEGCLARTQAQVTLVVTNGNLTCIKAELSASFFIPYDTANGTTPVRVELPGTAKVGGNSSCGDGARLPELVAEFGDGYSLGLTFSTNNSLYAVMSLKLQYNLSDTSVFPGANRTGVVTVETTSVGIVARVNTTYRCFSPSTVSMGGVSVTFSDVKMEAFMKGDDLSLNESVCLADQSITTAPPQPPPTTTTAPPAPPPTPPGPPVQGSYSVSDSNGTVCVLARMAVQLDVSQYSASLNKTIHEVVNLQPNQTKSSGSCEPNNATLVLSQGGATNLTFLFTLNTTSNRYHLMGLSLVAFWPDMAAPFTASNMSLDYLSSSLGRSFMCSSEQTLAVNQNFSLNTFHLQIQPFGLTAGQFGQAEECQLDQENMLIPIIVGAALAGLVLIVLVAYLIGRKRSHAGYQTI; translated from the exons ATGTTTTTCCTCGGGATAACACCTTGCCCTATAGGAATGCAAACCAGTTTAGTAGAAG GTTGCTTGGCAAGAACCCAGGCTCAGGTCACTCTGGTGGTGACAAATGGAAACCTCACCTGCATCAAAGCTGAACTCTCCGCCTCCTTCTTCATCCCCTATGACACTGCCAACGGCACG ACACCGGTGAGGGTGGAGCTCCCAGGGACAGCGAAGGTGGGAGGGAATAGTTCGTGTGGGGACGGCGCCCGGCTCCCGGAGCTGGTGGCAGAGTTCGGCGACGGCTACTCCTTGGGCCTCACATTCTCAACCAATAACAGTCTCTACGCAGTGATGAGCCTCAAACTGCAGTACAACCTCAGTGACACGTCTGTCTTCCCTGGTGCCAACAGAACTG GTGTGGTAACCGTGGAGACGACCTCTGTGGGAATTGTCGCTAGGGTCAACACCACCTACAGGTGCTTCAGCCCGTCAACTGTCAGCATGGGAGGAGTCAGTGTCACTTTTTCGGATGTAAAGATGGAGGCCTTCATGAAAGGAGATGACCTGAGCCTCAACG AAAGCGTGTGTCTTGCTGACCAGAGCATCACCACGGCCCCTCCTCAAccccctcccaccaccaccacagcacctcctgcacccccccccacccccccgggACCCCCCGTCCAGGGCAGCTACTCGGTCTCAGACAGCAACGGGACTGTCTGTGTACTGGCTCGAATGGCAGTGCAGCTTGACGTCTCTCAGTACTCCGCCTCCCTAAACAAG ACCATCCATGAAGTGGTAAACCTGCAGCCCAATCAGACGAAGAGCTCAGGGTCATGTGAACCCAACAACGCAACTCTGGTGCTGTCTCAGGGCGGAGCCACCAACCTAACCTTCCTGTTCACTCTG AACACCACCTCCAACAGGTATCATCTGATGGGACTGTCTCTGGTTGCATTTTGGCCTGACATGGCAG ctcCTTTCACAGCCAGTAACATGAGTCTGGACTACCTGAGTAGCTCTCTGGGTCGGAGCTTCATGTGTAGTTCAGAACAGACTCTTGCAGTAAACCAGAATTTCAGCTTGAACACCTTCCATCTGCAGATCCAGCCCTTTGGACTCACGGCAGGACAGTTTGGACAAG CGGAGGAGTGCCAGTTAGATCAGGAGAACATGCTGATCCCCATCATCGTAGGAGCAGCTCTGGCCGGTCTGGTCCTCATTGTCCTCGTGGCGTACCTCATCGGCAGGAAGAGGAGCCACGCTGGATACCAGACCATCTGA